The Bradyrhizobium sp. WBAH42 genome includes a window with the following:
- a CDS encoding circularly permuted type 2 ATP-grasp protein, with the protein MAVAFDEMNIPGGDLRPAYQELARWLKETPPEALEYRRQEAELLFRRIGITFAVYGDSESTERLIPFDVIPRIMSAKEWGVLEKGLKQRVRALNMFLRDIYHGRDILRAEIVPDDLIFQNPVFRPEMNGQQVPHDVYVHIAGIDIVRVDAEDFIVLEDNARTPSGVSYMLENREIMMRLFPDLFARHRVAPVERYPDELLAALRSVAPQSASGEPTVALLTPGVYNSAYYEHSFLADKLGIELVEGRDLVVKNNEVFMRTTEGLKRVDVIYRRVDDDFLDPLTFRPDSVLGVPGLMSAYAAGNITLANAVGTGIADDKAIYSYMPDIVKFYLGEEPILKNVPTWRCREPKDLAYVLDNLSELVVKEVHGSGGYGMLIGPAATKATIEAFRDKLKREPEGFIAQPTLALSTCPTCTASGLAPRHVDLRPFVLTGSKSTTIVPGGLTRVALKEGSLVVNSSQGGGTKDTWILDE; encoded by the coding sequence ATGGCAGTCGCGTTTGATGAAATGAACATTCCCGGCGGGGACCTTCGCCCCGCCTATCAGGAGCTGGCACGCTGGCTCAAGGAGACGCCTCCCGAGGCGCTTGAATATCGCCGCCAGGAAGCCGAGCTCCTGTTCCGCCGGATCGGCATCACCTTCGCAGTCTACGGCGATTCCGAATCCACCGAGCGCCTGATCCCCTTCGATGTGATTCCACGGATCATGTCCGCCAAGGAATGGGGCGTCCTGGAGAAGGGCCTGAAGCAGCGCGTGCGCGCGCTCAACATGTTCTTGCGCGACATCTATCACGGCCGCGACATCCTTCGCGCCGAAATCGTGCCCGACGATCTGATCTTCCAGAATCCGGTGTTCCGGCCCGAGATGAACGGCCAGCAGGTGCCGCATGACGTCTACGTGCACATCGCCGGCATCGACATTGTCCGGGTCGACGCCGAGGACTTCATCGTGCTGGAGGACAACGCCCGCACGCCGTCGGGCGTCTCCTACATGCTGGAAAACCGCGAGATCATGATGCGGCTGTTTCCGGATCTGTTCGCCCGCCACAGGGTGGCGCCGGTCGAGCGCTATCCGGACGAGCTGCTCGCCGCGCTCCGCTCGGTCGCGCCGCAGAGCGCTTCGGGCGAGCCGACGGTGGCCCTGCTCACCCCGGGCGTCTACAATTCGGCCTATTACGAGCACTCCTTCCTCGCCGACAAGCTCGGCATCGAGCTGGTGGAAGGCCGCGACCTCGTTGTCAAGAACAACGAAGTGTTCATGCGCACGACGGAAGGGCTGAAGCGAGTCGACGTGATCTATCGCCGCGTCGACGACGACTTCCTCGATCCCCTCACCTTCCGTCCCGATTCCGTGCTCGGCGTGCCCGGCCTGATGTCGGCCTATGCGGCCGGCAACATCACGCTCGCCAACGCCGTCGGCACCGGCATCGCCGATGACAAGGCGATCTACTCCTACATGCCCGACATCGTGAAATTCTATTTGGGCGAGGAGCCGATCCTGAAGAACGTGCCGACCTGGCGCTGCCGCGAGCCGAAAGACCTTGCCTATGTGCTGGACAATCTGAGCGAGCTCGTCGTCAAGGAAGTGCACGGCTCCGGCGGCTACGGCATGCTGATCGGTCCTGCCGCGACCAAGGCGACGATCGAAGCGTTCCGCGACAAGCTCAAGCGCGAGCCGGAAGGTTTTATCGCCCAGCCGACGCTGGCGCTTTCGACCTGCCCGACCTGCACCGCCTCGGGCCTCGCCCCGCGCCACGTCGATCTTCGCCCCTTCGTGCTTACGGGCAGCAAGAGCACAACGATCGTGCCGGGTGGCCTCACCCGCGTCGCGCTCAAGGAAGGCTCCCTGGTGGTGAACTCGAGCCAGGGCGGCGGCACCAAGGACACCTGGATTTTGGACGAGTAG
- a CDS encoding alpha-E domain-containing protein: MLSRTAENLYWLARYVERAEYLARTIDATLRVTALPAAYIGKTNEWDSALLTAGVAASFYQAYEEANEHNVVEFLSFSQNNPSSIRNCIEAARLNSRSVRTALTSEMWDTINSAWIELQAVWSKGTSTREDLAKFLRFVQETSLRFDGSAYRTMLRNDAYWFSRMGVHLERADNTARILDVKYHVLLPEEEHVGGPLDFYQWSSILRSVSALTAYHWVYRETLKPWLIADLLILNDTLPRSLASCYGNLVRNLDQIGVAYGRQGPAQRHARGIRNRLEHSNMNDIFQHGVHEFIQEFIADNSRLGEIITKQYLI, translated from the coding sequence ATGCTGTCGCGTACTGCCGAAAACCTCTACTGGCTCGCCCGCTACGTCGAACGGGCCGAATATCTCGCGCGCACCATCGATGCGACGCTGCGCGTCACCGCGCTTCCCGCCGCCTATATCGGCAAGACCAATGAATGGGATTCGGCGCTGCTCACCGCCGGCGTCGCTGCGAGCTTCTATCAGGCCTATGAGGAAGCCAACGAGCACAATGTCGTCGAGTTTCTCTCGTTCTCCCAGAACAACCCGTCCTCGATCCGAAACTGCATAGAAGCGGCGCGGCTGAACTCGCGCTCCGTGCGCACGGCGCTCACCAGCGAAATGTGGGACACCATCAACTCGGCGTGGATCGAGCTGCAGGCGGTGTGGAGCAAGGGCACCTCGACGCGCGAGGACCTCGCAAAATTCCTGCGCTTCGTGCAGGAGACCTCGCTGCGCTTCGACGGCTCGGCCTACCGGACCATGCTGCGCAACGACGCCTATTGGTTCTCGCGCATGGGTGTTCACCTGGAACGCGCCGACAACACCGCGCGCATTCTCGACGTGAAGTACCACGTGCTGCTGCCCGAGGAAGAGCATGTCGGCGGCCCGCTCGACTTCTACCAGTGGAGCTCGATCCTGCGCTCGGTCTCGGCGCTGACGGCCTATCACTGGGTCTATCGCGAGACGCTGAAGCCCTGGCTGATCGCGGACCTCCTGATCCTCAACGACACGCTGCCGCGTTCGCTCGCCAGCTGCTACGGCAACCTCGTGCGCAACCTCGACCAGATCGGCGTCGCCTATGGCCGCCAGGGCCCGGCCCAGCGCCACGCCCGCGGCATCCGCAACCGACTGGAACACAGCAACATGAACGACATTTTCCAGCATGGCGTGCATGAATTCATTCAGGAATTCATCGCGGACAATTCCAGGCTGGGCGAAATCATCACGAAGCAGTATTTGATTTGA
- a CDS encoding transglutaminase family protein yields MRLRIQHTTTYRYEPPATSVIQILRMTPGSHDGQYVAEWQIDVSTDTKLEMHEDAFGNVTHVLSCGPVGDIQIIAEGLIETHDTGGVLRGADERFPAGMFLRATDLTSVNPAMAAVARQLRSEAESDTLGFLHTLMTQVADHMTFDEDPTNSGTSAAEAFTLKRGVCQDYAHIFIACARAGGVPARFVSGHFLRADDTVHQDAGHAWAEAYVADLGWVGFDPANSICATDAHVRVAIGLDYLGAAPVRGTRYGGGTETLTVAVKVEQAGRGGQSQSQSQRQG; encoded by the coding sequence ATGCGCCTGCGAATCCAGCACACCACGACTTATCGCTACGAGCCGCCGGCCACCAGCGTGATCCAGATTCTGCGCATGACGCCGGGTAGCCATGACGGGCAGTACGTCGCGGAATGGCAGATCGACGTCTCCACCGACACCAAGCTCGAGATGCATGAGGACGCGTTCGGCAACGTCACCCACGTGCTGTCCTGCGGGCCCGTCGGCGACATCCAGATCATTGCCGAAGGGCTGATCGAGACCCACGACACCGGCGGCGTGCTGCGCGGCGCCGATGAGCGGTTTCCCGCCGGCATGTTCCTGCGCGCCACCGATCTCACCTCCGTCAATCCGGCGATGGCGGCGGTCGCGCGCCAGTTGCGCAGCGAGGCCGAGAGCGACACGCTGGGCTTCCTGCACACGCTGATGACGCAGGTTGCCGATCACATGACGTTCGACGAGGACCCCACCAACAGCGGCACGTCCGCGGCGGAGGCGTTCACGCTCAAGCGCGGGGTCTGCCAGGATTACGCGCACATCTTCATCGCCTGCGCCCGCGCCGGCGGCGTGCCGGCGCGCTTCGTCTCCGGGCATTTCCTGCGGGCGGACGACACGGTGCACCAGGACGCCGGCCATGCCTGGGCGGAGGCCTACGTGGCCGATCTCGGCTGGGTCGGCTTCGATCCCGCCAACAGCATCTGCGCCACCGACGCCCATGTCCGCGTCGCAATCGGGCTCGACTATCTCGGCGCCGCCCCGGTGCGCGGCACGCGCTACGGCGGCGGCACGGAAACGCTGACGGTGGCGGTGAAGGTCGAGCAGGCCGGCCGCGGCGGGCAGTCGCAATCGCAGTCCCAGCGGCAGGGCTAG
- a CDS encoding carboxymuconolactone decarboxylase family protein: protein MATVKLLSDDELSSEARAVFDDIRKVRKSDFVNNFWRALAHDPKTLRRTWESIKEVMAPGALDPKVKEMLYVAVSIAHGCSYCIHSHTAAARAKGMTEAEYGELLAIVGMAAETNRLVTALGVPVDEAFLVDAAD from the coding sequence ATGGCCACCGTAAAACTGCTTTCGGACGATGAGCTCTCCAGCGAGGCGCGCGCCGTCTTCGACGATATCCGCAAGGTGCGGAAATCGGACTTCGTCAACAATTTCTGGCGCGCGCTGGCGCATGATCCGAAGACGCTGCGGCGAACCTGGGAGAGCATCAAGGAGGTGATGGCTCCGGGCGCGCTCGATCCCAAGGTCAAGGAAATGCTCTACGTCGCGGTGTCGATCGCGCATGGCTGCAGCTATTGCATCCACTCCCACACCGCCGCCGCGCGGGCCAAGGGCATGACCGAGGCCGAATATGGCGAGCTGCTCGCCATCGTCGGCATGGCCGCGGAGACCAACCGGCTGGTCACGGCGCTCGGCGTGCCCGTCGACGAGGCGTTTCTGGTCGATGCGGCGGACTGA
- a CDS encoding proteasome-type protease, translated as MTYCCGILVRDGLVMIADTRTNAGLDNVSTFRKLHIFSKPGERIMAIASAGNLAISQSVLSTLTEGLEDPNTGEIETLMNAPTMFQAAQRIGRAIRAVHATEGPALKSEDVSFDVSFLFGGQIKGARMRLFMVYTAGNFIECTTDTPYLQIGEHKYGKPVLDRAMHYDVELYEALKTGLISMDSTMRSNLGVGLPIDVLVVRTDACEADLNHRIEAGEPYFHDLRSRWSAALRAAHQNIPRPPYKNDKEPKT; from the coding sequence ATGACCTATTGCTGCGGAATCCTGGTTCGGGACGGTCTGGTGATGATCGCCGACACCCGCACCAATGCCGGCCTCGACAACGTCTCGACCTTCCGCAAGCTGCACATCTTCTCCAAGCCCGGCGAGCGCATCATGGCGATTGCCAGTGCCGGCAACCTCGCCATCAGCCAGTCGGTGCTGTCGACGCTGACCGAGGGCCTCGAAGACCCCAACACGGGCGAGATCGAGACGCTGATGAACGCGCCGACCATGTTCCAGGCGGCCCAGCGCATCGGCCGGGCGATCCGGGCGGTGCATGCCACCGAAGGGCCGGCGCTGAAATCCGAGGATGTGTCCTTCGACGTCTCCTTCCTGTTCGGCGGCCAGATCAAGGGCGCGCGCATGCGCCTGTTCATGGTCTACACCGCCGGCAATTTCATCGAGTGCACCACCGACACGCCCTACCTGCAGATCGGCGAGCACAAATACGGCAAGCCGGTGCTCGACCGTGCCATGCACTACGACGTCGAGCTCTACGAGGCGCTGAAGACGGGCCTGATCTCGATGGACTCGACGATGCGCTCGAACCTCGGCGTCGGCCTGCCGATCGACGTGCTGGTGGTGCGCACCGACGCCTGCGAAGCCGATCTCAACCACCGCATCGAGGCGGGCGAGCCTTACTTCCACGACCTGCGCTCACGCTGGTCGGCGGCCTTGCGCGCGGCTCACCAGAATATTCCGCGCCCGCCCTACAAGAACGACAAAGAACCCAAAACCTGA
- a CDS encoding SDR family oxidoreductase: MSDAKKIALVTGAGTGVGRAASLALMNTGFTVVLAGRRLDMLEETAKLGPAGKSLCVTADMTKPDSIAALFDKVKATYGRLDVLFNNAGMGAPAVNFEDLSLEQWQAVVNTNLTGPFLCTQHAFRIMKDQTPRGGRIINNGSISAHAPRPFSAAYTSTKHAITGLTKASNLDGRMYDIAVGQVDIGNAATPMTDRMVNGPGVLQPDGTTKHEPRMDAKAVGDAVAYMASLPLDANVLTMTVMATKMPFVGRG, translated from the coding sequence ATGAGTGACGCGAAAAAGATCGCATTGGTGACGGGCGCCGGCACCGGCGTCGGGCGAGCGGCGTCGCTGGCGCTGATGAACACCGGCTTCACCGTGGTGCTCGCAGGGCGCCGGCTCGACATGCTCGAGGAGACGGCGAAGCTCGGTCCCGCCGGGAAAAGCCTCTGCGTCACCGCCGACATGACCAAGCCGGACTCCATTGCCGCGCTGTTCGACAAGGTGAAGGCGACCTATGGCCGGCTCGACGTGCTCTTCAACAATGCCGGCATGGGCGCGCCGGCCGTGAACTTCGAGGACCTCAGCCTCGAGCAATGGCAGGCGGTGGTGAACACCAACCTCACCGGCCCGTTCCTGTGCACCCAGCACGCCTTCCGCATCATGAAGGACCAGACCCCGCGCGGCGGCCGCATCATCAACAACGGCTCGATCTCGGCCCACGCGCCGCGGCCGTTCTCGGCGGCCTACACCTCGACCAAGCACGCCATTACCGGCCTGACCAAGGCCAGCAATCTCGACGGCCGCATGTACGACATCGCCGTCGGCCAGGTCGACATCGGCAATGCCGCAACCCCGATGACCGACCGCATGGTCAACGGCCCCGGCGTGCTGCAGCCCGACGGCACCACCAAGCACGAGCCGCGCATGGATGCGAAAGCGGTCGGCGATGCCGTCGCCTACATGGCCAGCCTGCCGCTCGATGCCAACGTGCTGACCATGACGGTGATGGCGACCAAGATGCCGTTCGTGGGGCGAGGCTGA
- a CDS encoding MFS transporter, which yields MPEQPISGHRPVSAGALLAHRAFLFFLLSRSLSRFSSQIAAVAIGWQIYDLTGSAFDLGMVGLVQFLPTALLVFVAGHAADRYERKRVVQLCQLVEAATALYLATITYLGAVSEVQIFIATFLLGIAGAFESPTTAALLPLIAPQGSLQRATAVSSGAAQVATITGPALGGIAYAIAPHLAYAVMVLFWVLGMILTGFIRPRPQAIAREGMDSDNIFAGVRFIRSNPAILGTISLDLFAVLFGGVTALLPIYARDILQTGPVGLGVLRAAPAVGALLMTMVLARHAISRHVGLRMFQAVIVFGLATIVFALSSWMWLSVLSLAILGAADTISVVIRFSLVQLSTPDEMRGRVGAVNFLFINASNQLGQFESGLTAALFGVMPAAVLGGVCTVAVALLWMKLFPTLRKVESLE from the coding sequence ATGCCAGAGCAGCCAATATCCGGACATCGACCGGTCAGCGCCGGCGCGCTTCTCGCCCACCGCGCCTTCCTGTTCTTCCTGCTCTCGCGCAGCCTGTCGCGCTTCTCCAGCCAGATCGCGGCGGTTGCGATCGGCTGGCAGATCTACGATCTCACCGGCTCGGCCTTCGACCTCGGCATGGTCGGCCTCGTCCAGTTCCTGCCCACGGCGCTTCTGGTGTTCGTCGCAGGCCACGCCGCCGACCGCTACGAGCGCAAGCGCGTGGTCCAGCTCTGCCAGCTGGTGGAGGCCGCGACCGCGCTCTATCTCGCGACCATCACCTATCTCGGCGCGGTCAGCGAGGTGCAGATCTTCATCGCGACCTTCCTGCTCGGGATCGCCGGCGCGTTCGAGAGCCCGACCACGGCGGCGCTGCTGCCGTTGATCGCGCCGCAGGGCTCGCTCCAGCGCGCCACTGCCGTCTCCAGTGGGGCGGCGCAGGTCGCGACCATCACGGGACCTGCGCTCGGCGGCATCGCCTACGCAATCGCCCCGCACCTGGCCTATGCCGTGATGGTCCTGTTCTGGGTGTTGGGGATGATTTTGACCGGCTTCATCCGTCCGCGCCCGCAGGCGATCGCAAGGGAGGGGATGGACTCCGACAACATCTTCGCCGGTGTCCGCTTCATTCGCAGCAACCCGGCAATCCTCGGGACCATCTCGCTCGATTTGTTCGCCGTGCTGTTCGGCGGCGTCACGGCGCTGCTGCCGATCTATGCCCGCGACATCCTCCAGACCGGCCCGGTCGGGCTCGGCGTGCTGCGCGCCGCGCCCGCGGTCGGTGCCTTGCTGATGACCATGGTGCTGGCGCGACACGCGATCTCCAGGCATGTGGGCCTGCGCATGTTCCAGGCGGTGATCGTGTTCGGCCTCGCCACCATCGTGTTCGCGCTGTCGTCCTGGATGTGGCTGTCGGTGCTGTCGCTCGCGATTCTCGGCGCGGCCGACACGATCAGCGTCGTGATCCGCTTCTCGCTGGTGCAGCTGTCGACGCCCGACGAGATGCGCGGCCGCGTCGGCGCGGTGAATTTCCTGTTCATCAACGCCTCGAACCAGCTCGGCCAGTTCGAGAGCGGCCTCACCGCCGCCCTGTTCGGCGTCATGCCCGCCGCCGTGCTCGGCGGCGTCTGTACGGTGGCCGTGGCGCTGCTGTGGATGAAGCTGTTTCCGACCCTGCGCAAGGTGGAGAGCCTGGAGTAG
- a CDS encoding NupC/NupG family nucleoside CNT transporter — MLRLQSALGIFALLLIAFALAENRRAVSLRQAAIGLAATFVTALVLLKLPVVAHAFGAINDAVGAISAASRAGSAFVFGYVGGGALPFDLKAPGADFILAFQALPIVLVMSVLTTLLFYWRVLPPIVRGMAWLLERTLGVGGAVGLSTAANIFLGMVEAPLFVRPYLAQMTRSELFLVMTGGMAGIAGTVLVLYATLLAPLIPDAAAHFVIASVLGAPAAILVSLIMVPETSDKRTGGALEDPEMEVASTMDAIVKGTSAGIELLINIVAMLLVLVALVYLVNAILGLLPHIGGAAISLQRLLGLVMAPVCWLMGLPWDQAITAGGLMGTKTVLNELIAYVDFSKLPPDTIDPRSRLIMLYAMCGFANFASLGIMIGGLGVMAPERREEINALGLKSIVSGTLTTCLMGAVVGVLT; from the coding sequence ATGCTGCGCTTGCAATCGGCACTCGGCATTTTCGCATTGCTGTTGATCGCCTTCGCGCTGGCGGAGAATCGGCGCGCCGTGTCGCTGCGCCAGGCTGCGATCGGCCTCGCCGCGACCTTCGTCACCGCCCTCGTGCTGCTGAAGCTGCCAGTCGTCGCCCATGCCTTCGGTGCCATCAACGACGCGGTCGGCGCGATCTCGGCGGCTTCGCGGGCCGGCTCCGCCTTCGTGTTCGGCTATGTCGGCGGCGGAGCCCTGCCCTTCGACCTGAAGGCGCCCGGCGCGGACTTCATCCTGGCGTTCCAGGCGCTGCCGATCGTGCTGGTCATGAGCGTGCTGACGACGCTGTTGTTCTATTGGCGCGTGCTGCCACCGATCGTCCGCGGCATGGCCTGGCTGCTGGAGCGTACGCTCGGCGTCGGCGGCGCGGTCGGTCTCTCGACCGCCGCCAACATCTTCCTCGGCATGGTCGAGGCGCCGCTGTTCGTGCGGCCGTATCTGGCACAGATGACGCGCAGCGAGTTGTTCCTGGTCATGACCGGCGGCATGGCCGGCATCGCCGGCACCGTGCTGGTGCTCTATGCGACGCTGCTGGCCCCGCTCATCCCCGACGCCGCCGCGCATTTCGTCATCGCCTCCGTGCTCGGCGCGCCAGCGGCGATCCTGGTCAGCCTGATCATGGTGCCCGAAACATCCGACAAGCGCACCGGCGGCGCGCTGGAGGATCCGGAGATGGAGGTCGCCAGCACGATGGATGCGATCGTCAAAGGCACCAGCGCGGGGATCGAGCTGCTGATCAACATCGTCGCGATGCTGCTGGTGCTGGTGGCCCTGGTCTATCTCGTCAACGCCATCCTCGGCCTGCTTCCGCACATCGGCGGCGCCGCGATCTCGCTGCAGCGGCTGCTCGGCCTCGTCATGGCGCCGGTGTGCTGGCTGATGGGGCTGCCGTGGGATCAGGCGATCACCGCCGGCGGCCTGATGGGCACCAAGACCGTGCTCAACGAATTGATCGCCTATGTCGACTTCTCGAAGTTGCCGCCCGATACGATCGATCCGCGCTCGCGCCTGATCATGCTCTATGCGATGTGCGGCTTCGCCAATTTCGCCAGCCTCGGCATCATGATCGGCGGCTTAGGGGTGATGGCGCCGGAGCGGCGCGAGGAGATCAACGCGCTGGGGCTGAAGTCGATTGTATCAGGGACGCTGACGACGTGTCTGATGGGGGCGGTGGTGGGGGTGTTGACGTAG
- a CDS encoding rhomboid family intramembrane serine protease, whose protein sequence is MATNTFGRRGTVAPAPRASFQPAAAPIAVEKPSSSEETLFADNKLLADIPFLTLGLIFALLLIFALQRSLAVDIARDGDLDVRSLIAQGASGYDLVIGRGEWWRIGLAPLLHGSGWHLVSNCVALFIVGVRLESLIGRGWFALIFVASALAGEAGSLLGNGPGTVGVGASGAITGLIAALFVASFEPEADADQTISRLKTSLFFGVPALLPLAFGASGNVNYYAHAGGAVAGAALAVTPWLAFWSYDSLPRSASMTLLAGSIGSLICAGFAAAHFSAYMADAAHYIRASEVPVKADEMVSRSLDLVTRYPKDARAHVYRAVFFLEKANLSAAETEARTAMALAASDVAGGPVRAGAQGLMAVLLWAQGRTSEAKAMAAEPCRAKMPEVRRILQKSKLCG, encoded by the coding sequence CTCGTCAAGCGAGGAGACGCTCTTTGCCGACAACAAGCTTCTGGCCGATATCCCCTTCCTCACCCTTGGCCTGATCTTCGCTCTGCTCCTGATCTTCGCTCTGCAACGCAGTCTGGCCGTCGACATTGCGCGGGACGGCGACCTCGATGTCCGCTCGCTGATCGCTCAGGGCGCCTCCGGCTACGATCTCGTCATCGGAAGGGGGGAGTGGTGGCGGATCGGTCTTGCGCCGCTTCTGCATGGCAGCGGATGGCACCTCGTGAGCAACTGCGTCGCGCTGTTCATCGTCGGTGTCAGGCTGGAGTCGCTGATCGGCCGCGGCTGGTTTGCGCTGATCTTCGTGGCCAGTGCATTGGCAGGCGAGGCCGGCTCGCTACTGGGCAACGGTCCCGGCACGGTCGGCGTCGGGGCATCCGGCGCCATCACCGGGCTGATCGCCGCGCTGTTCGTCGCGAGCTTCGAGCCCGAAGCCGATGCCGATCAAACCATATCGCGGCTGAAGACCTCGCTGTTCTTCGGTGTTCCCGCACTGCTGCCGCTTGCCTTCGGCGCGTCCGGCAACGTCAACTATTATGCGCATGCAGGCGGTGCCGTGGCCGGCGCCGCGCTCGCCGTCACGCCGTGGCTGGCCTTCTGGTCCTATGACAGCCTGCCGCGAAGTGCGAGCATGACCTTGCTTGCAGGATCCATCGGATCTCTCATCTGCGCCGGCTTCGCCGCCGCGCATTTTTCGGCTTACATGGCCGACGCCGCGCACTATATCCGCGCCTCGGAAGTGCCGGTGAAGGCTGACGAGATGGTCTCACGGTCGCTTGATCTCGTCACCCGCTACCCGAAAGACGCGCGGGCTCACGTGTACCGTGCGGTCTTCTTCCTGGAAAAAGCGAACCTTAGTGCCGCCGAGACGGAAGCGCGAACCGCCATGGCGCTCGCAGCTTCGGACGTGGCGGGCGGGCCGGTGCGTGCCGGGGCGCAGGGCTTGATGGCGGTGTTGCTGTGGGCGCAGGGGCGAACCAGCGAAGCGAAGGCCATGGCGGCCGAGCCGTGCCGTGCCAAGATGCCCGAGGTGCGCCGCATCCTGCAGAAGTCGAAACTATGCGGTTGA